The Crocosphaera subtropica ATCC 51142 genome includes a window with the following:
- a CDS encoding glycosyltransferase family 2 protein — MLISIIIPCYNEQEVIQITHNRLVSVLEKITPQFELIYVDDGSQDQTADHLRQLQQKDERVKVVLLSRNFGHQMAVTAGLDHICGDAVVLIDADLQDPPEVIQEMIDRWYEGYDVAYGVRTDRQGETPFKLWSAKAFYRIMNRLSDVTIPLDTGDFRLMDRQVVEALKMMPERDRFLRGMVSWVGFRQVAVPYQRSPRLAGVSKYPLFKMIRFAADGILSFSLVPLRVAIWAGLFTVALSIIGIIYALFVRLFTLSWVPGWTISFIAILFIGGIQLVFLGVIGEYIGRIYREDKRRPLYLVRERLGFQFDNQNSHRHRGKKVTYAGENSNEMI, encoded by the coding sequence GTGTTAATTTCCATTATTATTCCCTGTTATAACGAACAAGAAGTTATTCAAATCACTCATAATCGTTTAGTATCCGTTTTAGAAAAAATAACGCCCCAATTTGAACTAATTTACGTTGATGATGGTAGCCAAGATCAAACGGCTGATCATTTGCGACAATTACAGCAAAAAGACGAACGGGTCAAAGTTGTTTTATTATCTCGCAATTTTGGGCATCAAATGGCAGTAACAGCAGGATTAGACCATATTTGTGGCGATGCGGTTGTCTTAATTGATGCGGACTTGCAAGATCCCCCAGAAGTCATTCAAGAGATGATCGATCGCTGGTATGAAGGGTATGATGTTGCTTACGGAGTCCGTACCGATAGACAAGGAGAAACCCCTTTTAAACTATGGAGTGCTAAAGCATTTTATCGCATCATGAATCGTCTGTCTGATGTTACAATTCCCCTCGACACAGGAGACTTCCGTTTAATGGACCGTCAGGTGGTAGAAGCGTTAAAAATGATGCCGGAACGCGATCGCTTTTTACGGGGAATGGTGAGTTGGGTGGGGTTTCGTCAAGTAGCTGTTCCCTATCAACGGAGTCCCCGTTTAGCTGGAGTGAGTAAGTATCCTTTGTTTAAAATGATTCGCTTTGCAGCCGATGGTATTTTATCCTTTTCTTTAGTTCCTTTAAGAGTCGCTATTTGGGCTGGTTTATTCACCGTTGCTTTATCTATCATTGGCATTATTTATGCTTTATTTGTGCGACTTTTTACCCTGAGTTGGGTTCCTGGGTGGACAATTTCTTTTATTGCTATTTTATTTATTGGTGGCATTCAATTAGTCTTTTTAGGAGTCATTGGTGAGTATATTGGACGGATTTATCGTGAAGATAAACGTCGTCCTCTCTATTTAGTCCGAGAACGATTAGGATTTCAATTTGACAATCAAAATAGTCATCGTCACCGAGGTAAAAAAGTTACCTACGCTGGAGAAAATTCCAACGAAATGATTTAA
- a CDS encoding class I SAM-dependent methyltransferase — protein MNNICRVCDSTNLELAIDLGHQPWCNNFLKLEEVGQEPFYPLRVLYCHNCGTVQLDYTVKKEIMFGDHTYLSGVTKSLSEHFKNVAHEVDDRFFKNTPNKSVLDIGSNDGTQLKHFQALGYDVLGVESSKTTAKIAEEAGVPTVNDFFNLEVVKRLDRKFNAINAAGVFFHLEELHSVTEGIREALTEDGVFVVQFLYMKRIVDNLAFDQIYHEHLLYYNLNTIEVLLNRHGLSMFDAYLSPIHGGSIIGFVTHKGEKQASDRLQKMRQAEVEEKSNEFSTYLDFSKRIEQMKADNLAYLDKAKKEGKSVWGFGAPVKGNTMLNYFGVGTQYLDYLVEKNELRRGLYSPGMHIPIVIEKELTELPDIYYVLAWNFKKEILANNQHLIDKGIEFYFPVNPQDI, from the coding sequence TTGAATAATATTTGTCGTGTTTGTGATTCAACTAATTTAGAATTAGCTATTGATTTAGGACATCAACCCTGGTGTAATAATTTCTTGAAACTTGAAGAAGTGGGACAAGAACCCTTTTATCCCCTCAGAGTTTTATACTGTCATAATTGTGGGACGGTTCAATTAGATTATACCGTTAAAAAAGAAATTATGTTTGGGGATCATACCTATCTTTCTGGAGTGACAAAATCCCTCAGTGAACACTTTAAAAATGTTGCCCATGAAGTGGATGATCGCTTCTTTAAAAATACCCCGAATAAGTCCGTTTTAGATATTGGTTCCAATGATGGAACACAACTGAAACATTTTCAAGCTTTAGGATATGATGTTTTAGGGGTAGAATCTTCAAAAACCACTGCAAAAATAGCCGAAGAAGCAGGAGTTCCTACGGTCAATGATTTCTTTAATTTAGAGGTAGTCAAACGCCTTGATCGTAAATTTAACGCTATTAACGCAGCCGGTGTCTTTTTCCATTTAGAAGAGTTACATTCTGTCACTGAAGGAATAAGAGAAGCATTAACAGAAGATGGTGTTTTTGTAGTTCAATTCCTCTATATGAAGCGAATTGTTGATAATTTAGCTTTCGATCAAATCTATCATGAACATCTATTATATTACAATCTTAACACCATTGAAGTTTTATTAAATCGTCATGGTTTATCCATGTTTGATGCTTATTTATCACCCATTCATGGTGGATCAATTATCGGGTTTGTTACTCACAAAGGAGAGAAACAAGCAAGCGATCGCTTACAAAAAATGCGTCAAGCAGAAGTAGAGGAAAAAAGTAATGAATTTTCTACTTATTTAGACTTTTCTAAGCGTATTGAACAGATGAAAGCTGATAACTTAGCTTACTTGGATAAAGCTAAAAAAGAAGGTAAAAGTGTCTGGGGTTTTGGCGCACCGGTTAAAGGTAATACCATGTTAAACTACTTCGGTGTGGGGACACAATACCTTGATTATTTAGTAGAAAAAAATGAACTGAGACGGGGACTTTATTCACCTGGAATGCACATTCCTATTGTCATTGAAAAAGAATTAACCGAACTTCCTGACATTTATTATGTATTAGCTTGGAACTTCAAAAAAGAAATTTTAGCTAATAATCAGCATTTGATTGATAAAGGAATTGAATTCTATTTTCCTGTTAATCCTCAAGACATTTAG
- a CDS encoding thymidylate synthase, whose amino-acid sequence MTLKSSNYQFTYTPHYKPNQLICGHGQTAIITGWTVRQTIAKKLNPEDYAVIGNLYSPTRGISPLIRNLLANPHVRFLVILDATKEDKNARGCQCLLDFLQQGFTQGTSDTGRDIWVINSEITGYIDIEIDANALETLRQSLDYKLVNSISEAINFIKEFSQQKNKQPWGEPLTFPMMETTPTVLPGPRYGHRIEGKTIAETWVKILHRIKTTGTIRPTQYGQWQELIDLTSIITDEPLNFYFPSSNYLPIKRDFINDYIGQILDDAPQKEGVKYTYGQRLRSWFERDQIQQAIDKLITDKDSSRVVMSLWDVKDYENNDSPPCLNHIWVRIVDNELSLTATFRSNDMFSAWPANAMGLRALQKHIIEQINKTSNHNFQFGPLIIISQSAHIYSDCWEHADKVIETEYTRICQQKNYTDPSGSFLISIKNNQIIVEHITPGSGEVVNCYSGKTAKQVYQKIADTCPGLEVKHAMYLGSELQKAEICLVTNTDFYQQDIPLVF is encoded by the coding sequence ATGACCCTGAAATCATCTAACTATCAATTTACTTATACCCCTCATTATAAACCTAATCAACTAATTTGTGGTCATGGACAAACAGCAATTATTACAGGATGGACCGTCAGACAAACTATTGCTAAAAAATTGAACCCAGAAGATTACGCTGTTATCGGAAATTTATACAGTCCCACAAGAGGAATTAGTCCTTTAATTCGTAATTTATTAGCGAATCCTCATGTGAGATTTTTAGTTATTTTAGATGCAACCAAAGAAGACAAAAATGCAAGAGGATGTCAATGTTTATTAGACTTTTTACAACAGGGTTTTACTCAAGGAACCAGTGATACAGGTCGAGATATTTGGGTAATAAATTCTGAGATTACTGGTTATATTGACATAGAAATTGATGCTAATGCTTTAGAAACTTTGCGTCAATCTCTTGACTATAAATTAGTAAACTCTATAAGTGAAGCAATCAATTTTATTAAAGAATTTAGTCAACAAAAAAACAAACAACCTTGGGGAGAACCTTTAACTTTCCCCATGATGGAAACTACTCCTACAGTATTACCTGGTCCTAGATATGGTCATCGTATTGAAGGGAAAACCATTGCAGAAACTTGGGTTAAAATATTGCATCGAATTAAAACAACAGGAACCATTAGACCAACTCAATATGGACAATGGCAAGAATTAATTGATTTGACCTCTATTATAACAGATGAACCCTTAAATTTCTATTTTCCTAGTTCTAATTATTTACCTATAAAACGAGATTTTATTAATGATTATATTGGACAGATTTTAGACGATGCACCCCAAAAAGAAGGGGTAAAATACACTTATGGTCAAAGGTTGCGATCGTGGTTTGAACGAGATCAAATTCAACAAGCAATTGATAAATTAATAACTGATAAAGACTCATCTAGAGTGGTGATGTCTCTTTGGGATGTGAAAGATTATGAAAATAATGATAGTCCTCCTTGTCTTAATCATATTTGGGTAAGAATTGTTGATAATGAGTTATCATTAACAGCAACTTTTCGTAGTAATGATATGTTTTCTGCTTGGCCAGCAAATGCAATGGGTTTAAGAGCATTACAAAAACATATTATAGAACAAATAAATAAAACTTCTAACCATAATTTTCAATTCGGACCATTAATTATTATCAGTCAAAGCGCACATATTTATAGTGATTGTTGGGAACACGCAGACAAGGTTATTGAAACAGAATATACTAGAATATGTCAGCAAAAAAACTATACTGATCCCAGTGGTAGTTTTTTGATTTCTATTAAAAATAATCAAATTATAGTTGAACATATTACCCCAGGTTCAGGGGAAGTGGTTAACTGTTATTCAGGAAAAACAGCGAAACAAGTTTACCAAAAAATTGCTGATACTTGTCCTGGTCTTGAAGTCAAACACGCTATGTATTTAGGGTCAGAATTACAAAAAGCAGAAATCTGTTTAGTTACAAATACAGATTTTTATCAACAAGATATACCTCTTGTTTTTTAA
- a CDS encoding dCTP deaminase domain-containing protein has product MTILSDQDIRQEIGINIYIYPYKKDNLKGSSYNLTASQLAWDLSTRKSIYDSSQNKITIQPKTTALIETNESIWVSQKISGTYYSRVREVSKGTGHISTTLDPNYIGCSLIALRNHSQSPIEITPETDPFVTLIFQYLHTPSTKEQTRNTSGRRDLLSTLGIQLNKEETEFLDREFMNNKDALLNKLLECDDYKIIQKNESKKKKRDLNKYQIKRKTFFLKNNNNILF; this is encoded by the coding sequence ATGACTATCTTAAGTGATCAAGATATAAGGCAAGAAATAGGGATCAATATATATATCTATCCCTATAAAAAAGATAATCTTAAAGGATCTAGTTATAATTTAACTGCCAGTCAATTAGCTTGGGATTTGTCTACTAGAAAAAGTATTTATGATAGCAGTCAAAACAAAATTACCATTCAACCTAAGACAACTGCTTTAATAGAAACTAATGAAAGTATTTGGGTATCTCAAAAAATATCTGGAACTTATTATTCCCGTGTTAGAGAAGTTTCAAAGGGTACTGGACATATTAGTACAACACTTGATCCTAACTATATTGGATGTTCTTTAATTGCGTTACGTAATCATAGTCAATCACCCATAGAAATAACACCTGAAACTGATCCTTTTGTCACCCTTATTTTCCAATATTTACATACACCATCAACCAAAGAACAAACTAGGAATACTTCAGGACGAAGAGATTTACTTAGCACACTTGGAATACAATTGAATAAAGAAGAAACAGAATTTCTAGATCGAGAGTTTATGAATAATAAAGATGCACTATTGAATAAATTACTAGAATGTGATGATTATAAAATCATACAAAAAAACGAGAGCAAGAAGAAAAAGAGAGACTTGAACAAATATCAAATCAAAAGAAAAACCTTTTTTTTAAAAAACAATAACAATATCTTATTTTGA
- the dut gene encoding dUTP diphosphatase: MQIKIIKLKEKAIIPKYEHDNDSGLDLVSTETVEIPSGESKLVKTGISIELPPNTEAQIRPRSGLALKHQITVLNTPGTIDEGYRGEIGVILINHGKRSFKVTEGMRIAQMVIAPVIRVKIQEVEQLSDTIRGQGGFGSTGV, from the coding sequence ATGCAGATTAAAATCATTAAATTAAAAGAAAAAGCAATTATTCCAAAATATGAACATGATAATGATTCAGGACTTGATTTAGTTTCTACAGAAACTGTAGAAATACCATCAGGAGAAAGTAAATTAGTTAAAACAGGAATTTCCATTGAATTACCTCCTAATACTGAAGCACAAATCCGTCCGAGAAGCGGACTCGCATTAAAACATCAAATCACTGTTTTAAACACCCCAGGAACTATTGATGAAGGGTACAGAGGAGAAATAGGGGTTATCTTAATTAATCATGGTAAAAGATCCTTTAAAGTCACTGAAGGAATGAGAATTGCTCAGATGGTAATTGCTCCTGTTATTCGAGTAAAAATCCAAGAAGTTGAGCAATTAAGTGATACAATCAGAGGACAAGGTGGCTTTGGTTCAACAGGGGTTTAA
- a CDS encoding BrnT family toxin has translation MNIPQFFEWDENKRQANIEKHGIDFADLERIFTNPFIQRIDNRVNYGETRIILLGELDGVILYIVYTWRGDLCRFISARRANQRERNKYYQSVS, from the coding sequence ATGAATATCCCCCAATTTTTTGAGTGGGACGAAAATAAACGTCAAGCTAATATAGAGAAACATGGGATAGACTTTGCTGACTTAGAGAGGATTTTTACTAATCCATTTATACAGCGTATCGATAACCGTGTTAATTATGGGGAAACAAGAATTATTCTCTTAGGTGAATTAGACGGAGTTATCCTCTATATTGTATATACTTGGCGTGGGGATCTCTGTCGGTTTATTAGTGCTAGGAGGGCCAACCAACGTGAAAGAAACAAATATTACCAGAGTGTCTCGTGA
- a CDS encoding deoxycytidylate deaminase produces MTFLEEQRPTWDEYFIMIAKLAATRSTCLAFPVGAVIVKDRQLLATGYNGSPSGTAHCTAQGFCYPGLDSCDSSSSLPSRAIHAEANAIAQAAKYGISTHGASIYVTLEPCVSCLKLIISAGIKDVFYETGFNKGEKALVRDAFLKDGLVNLTQIHLSSETAKRASIFLLNPTSVAREMT; encoded by the coding sequence ATGACCTTTCTTGAAGAACAAAGACCCACTTGGGACGAATACTTTATCATGATAGCTAAATTAGCTGCTACTCGCTCAACCTGTTTGGCTTTCCCAGTGGGTGCAGTGATCGTCAAAGATAGACAATTATTAGCTACGGGGTATAATGGCTCACCATCAGGAACAGCACACTGTACAGCACAAGGATTCTGTTATCCTGGACTCGATAGCTGTGATAGTTCTAGTAGTCTCCCTTCCCGTGCCATTCACGCTGAAGCCAATGCCATCGCCCAAGCAGCTAAATATGGCATTTCGACCCACGGAGCTAGTATTTATGTTACCTTAGAGCCATGCGTTTCTTGTTTAAAATTAATTATCTCTGCAGGCATTAAAGACGTTTTTTATGAAACAGGGTTTAACAAAGGAGAAAAAGCTCTCGTTAGGGATGCTTTTCTCAAAGATGGATTAGTCAATTTAACCCAGATTCACTTATCCTCAGAAACGGCAAAACGTGCTTCCATTTTTCTCTTAAACCCCACATCAGTTGCCAGAGAAATGACTTAA
- a CDS encoding cation-transporting P-type ATPase, translated as MQTKSSSSHLYHELSDLEVLKTFNSDVEKGLTAEEVARRLEQYGFNELEIKQGKPAWLRLLLQFHQPLLYILLIAGAIKALLGSWTNAGVIWGVTMINAAIGFIQESKAEEAIASLSKAVTTEATVIRDNSTIEIPSRDLVPGDIVLLVSGDKVPGDLRLLRVRNLQIDESALTGESLPVTKSVSPLPAETTLAERTNMAYTGSFVTFGQGKGIVVATSEATEVGKISQSLDQRVNLNTPLTRKFTKFSQTLVYVILALATLTFTIGIGQGESWVYMFEAAVALAVSAIPEGLPAVVTITLAIGVNRMAKRNAIIRKLSAVEALGSATVICSDKTGTLTENQMTVQSIYAGEEQYSVSGGGYSPKGEISCDLQEPHSHQSIDTLSPVLEDCLKAGLLCNDSHLEARHADWMVVGDPTEGALIAAGAKAGLSQAALNNAMPRLDVIPFESEFQYMATLHRDGEESQSERVIYVKGSVEAILSRSQYQLQHDGQRVRIDRAFIEDKVERMAEQGLRVLAFAKKEVNRYQHSLNHEDIESELIFLGLQGMIDPPRPEAIAAIDNCQSAGIRVKMITGDHLATAKAIAQRMGIQLGEKVLAFSGQQLSQMDTATLVKTVEEGSVFARVAPAQKLQLVEALQSQGEIVAMTGDGVNDAPALKQADIGIAMGKGGTDVARDAADMLLTDDNFASIEAAVEEGRTVYQNLRKAIAFLLPVNGGESMTILISALLARDLPILSLQVLWLNMINSVTMTVPLAFEPKTPGLMQKPPRDPQQPLLTKRLLRRILLISLFNWMLIFGIFEWANTTTGNIAIARTMAIQALVAARIVYLLSISSLGMGLVSRFRSHSTLITNTPMIVIGIATAIILQILFSQWGLMNSLFNTAPLNGHQWLICLLPMLPMIPVAFFANCLDSPQS; from the coding sequence ATGCAGACGAAATCTTCATCTTCTCACCTGTATCATGAACTTTCAGACTTAGAAGTTCTCAAAACTTTTAACAGCGATGTCGAAAAGGGTTTAACCGCCGAAGAAGTGGCCAGACGATTAGAACAATATGGCTTTAACGAACTGGAAATAAAACAGGGAAAACCTGCCTGGCTAAGATTACTCTTACAATTTCATCAGCCTTTGCTGTACATTCTACTCATTGCAGGGGCGATCAAAGCGTTACTCGGTTCTTGGACTAATGCCGGGGTGATTTGGGGGGTAACCATGATCAACGCTGCGATCGGCTTTATTCAAGAATCGAAAGCCGAAGAAGCGATCGCCTCCCTGTCCAAAGCCGTCACCACCGAAGCCACTGTCATCCGTGATAATAGTACCATCGAAATTCCTTCACGAGATTTAGTCCCAGGAGACATTGTTCTCTTAGTGTCTGGGGATAAAGTCCCCGGAGATTTAAGACTCTTAAGGGTTCGTAACCTGCAAATTGATGAATCTGCACTCACAGGAGAATCCCTCCCCGTCACCAAATCTGTCTCCCCTTTACCTGCCGAAACCACTTTAGCCGAACGCACCAATATGGCTTATACCGGCAGTTTCGTCACCTTTGGCCAAGGCAAAGGAATAGTCGTCGCCACCTCAGAAGCCACCGAAGTCGGTAAAATTTCCCAGTCCCTCGATCAACGGGTCAATCTTAACACTCCCCTCACCCGCAAATTTACCAAGTTTAGTCAGACCTTGGTGTATGTCATTTTGGCTTTGGCAACCCTGACCTTTACCATCGGTATCGGCCAAGGAGAGTCTTGGGTCTATATGTTTGAGGCAGCCGTTGCCTTGGCGGTGAGTGCCATTCCTGAAGGTTTACCGGCCGTTGTCACCATCACCTTGGCCATCGGAGTCAACCGCATGGCCAAACGTAACGCTATTATTCGCAAATTAAGTGCCGTCGAAGCGTTGGGGAGTGCCACCGTCATTTGTTCAGATAAAACAGGAACCCTTACAGAAAATCAAATGACGGTTCAATCGATTTATGCAGGAGAAGAACAATATAGTGTAAGCGGTGGTGGTTATAGTCCCAAAGGGGAGATTTCCTGCGATCTTCAAGAACCCCATTCTCATCAATCCATTGACACCTTGAGTCCGGTGTTAGAAGACTGTTTGAAAGCAGGATTATTGTGTAATGATTCCCATTTAGAAGCCCGTCATGCAGATTGGATGGTAGTGGGGGACCCCACGGAAGGGGCTTTAATTGCAGCCGGGGCCAAAGCCGGGTTAAGCCAAGCTGCCTTAAACAACGCCATGCCTCGCTTAGATGTGATTCCGTTTGAATCAGAGTTTCAGTATATGGCCACTTTACATCGGGATGGGGAAGAATCGCAATCTGAAAGGGTGATTTATGTCAAAGGATCCGTAGAAGCCATTTTAAGCCGCTCTCAATACCAATTACAGCATGATGGTCAACGGGTGAGAATTGATCGCGCTTTTATTGAAGACAAAGTTGAGAGGATGGCAGAACAAGGGTTACGGGTGTTAGCCTTTGCCAAAAAAGAGGTGAACCGTTATCAACATTCCCTGAATCATGAAGATATTGAAAGCGAGTTAATCTTTTTGGGGTTACAAGGCATGATTGATCCCCCTCGTCCCGAAGCGATCGCAGCTATTGATAATTGCCAATCCGCCGGCATTCGAGTCAAGATGATTACAGGAGATCATCTGGCCACAGCCAAAGCCATTGCCCAACGCATGGGCATTCAATTAGGGGAAAAAGTTCTGGCTTTTTCTGGACAACAATTAAGTCAAATGGATACCGCTACCTTGGTGAAAACCGTAGAAGAGGGATCGGTGTTTGCCCGTGTTGCCCCCGCCCAAAAACTGCAACTGGTAGAGGCGTTACAATCTCAAGGGGAGATCGTGGCCATGACGGGAGACGGGGTTAATGATGCGCCGGCGCTGAAACAAGCAGATATCGGGATCGCTATGGGAAAAGGGGGAACGGATGTGGCCCGAGATGCTGCGGATATGCTGTTAACAGATGATAATTTTGCTTCGATCGAGGCGGCCGTAGAAGAAGGAAGAACCGTCTATCAAAATTTGCGTAAGGCGATCGCCTTTCTCTTACCAGTGAATGGGGGAGAGTCGATGACCATTTTAATTAGTGCCTTGTTGGCCAGGGATTTACCTATTCTCTCCTTGCAGGTGTTGTGGTTGAATATGATTAACTCGGTGACTATGACAGTGCCTTTGGCCTTTGAACCCAAAACCCCTGGCCTGATGCAAAAACCCCCCCGTGATCCTCAGCAACCGCTATTGACCAAACGATTACTCCGTCGCATCTTACTTATTTCTCTGTTTAACTGGATGCTGATTTTTGGTATCTTTGAGTGGGCTAACACCACCACAGGAAATATTGCGATCGCTCGAACCATGGCTATTCAAGCTTTAGTGGCAGCGCGGATTGTTTATTTATTGAGTATTAGTTCTTTGGGGATGGGTTTAGTGAGTCGTTTTCGTTCCCATTCAACCCTGATCACCAATACACCCATGATTGTCATTGGCATTGCAACGGCTATTATTTTACAAATTCTCTTTAGTCAATGGGGGCTGATGAACAGTCTATTTAACACTGCCCCATTAAACGGACATCAATGGTTAATCTGTCTCTTACCCATGTTACCTATGATTCCTGTTGCCTTTTTTGCTAATTGCTTGGATTCACCTCAATCTTAA
- a CDS encoding potassium channel family protein, with translation MQSLNFLSSLRRETRQFAVIGLGRFGRAVCGTLHKLGYEVLGTDINEALVAQILAEKLASSAIELDSTKPNALKEAGIFEFDTVIVAIGNYLEESIITTLNAKEGGVKYVVAKASSDIHGKLLQRVGADLVVFPEYQAGCDLAHVLTQNPGVMERFELDPDHSIVETRIPEEFHGKTLEELKLRSRYKISVLAVGKDDKFNINPPPQEKLNKDLLMVVIGSNKAIQKLPI, from the coding sequence TTGCAATCCTTAAACTTTTTAAGTAGTCTCCGTCGAGAAACCCGTCAATTTGCTGTTATTGGTTTAGGCAGATTTGGTCGTGCTGTTTGTGGAACCCTTCATAAATTAGGTTATGAAGTGTTGGGAACTGACATAAATGAAGCGTTAGTTGCTCAAATTTTGGCCGAAAAACTTGCCTCTAGTGCGATTGAATTGGATTCTACGAAACCCAATGCTTTGAAAGAAGCTGGAATCTTTGAATTTGATACGGTAATTGTTGCGATCGGCAACTATTTAGAAGAAAGTATTATTACCACTTTAAACGCCAAAGAAGGAGGAGTCAAATATGTAGTGGCTAAAGCTTCTTCTGATATTCACGGTAAACTATTACAAAGGGTAGGAGCAGATTTAGTGGTCTTTCCTGAATATCAAGCAGGGTGTGATTTAGCCCATGTTTTAACTCAAAATCCAGGGGTGATGGAACGATTTGAACTTGATCCAGATCATAGCATTGTAGAAACCCGTATTCCTGAAGAATTTCATGGCAAAACCCTAGAAGAATTAAAGCTAAGAAGTCGTTATAAAATTAGTGTTTTAGCAGTTGGTAAAGATGATAAATTTAATATTAACCCTCCTCCTCAAGAAAAGTTAAACAAGGATTTATTAATGGTGGTAATTGGTTCTAATAAAGCGATTCAGAAATTGCCCATTTAA
- a CDS encoding TrkH family potassium uptake protein gives MTIARTICVGFLAVIAVGTLLLMLPFATNDGSWNNPLVALFTSTSAVCVTGLIVVDTGSYFSFWGQLIILLLIQVGGLGYMTTTTFLILLLGRRFDLRQKLAIQESFDRPFLHGNSQTLIRSIIATTLIFEILGILLMFNVFAEKYGNLEGLWLAIFHSISAWNNAGFSLFTDSLMGFYDSWTINLVIPLLIIFGGIGYQVIMELYMAVVHRITNKRERLMFSLNFKVVISTTIILLVAGTIIFFIIEYSNPDTFGQLNFNSKLLTAWFQSVTTRTAGFNSIDIGQMTFAGLFLTMGLMFIGASPSGTGGGIKTTTLRILTNCTRSVLRGNDEVVMFRREIAVPLILKAVAVVFGSTNMVVLMTFLISLNEGIVNPSFFDSGVSSLQVLFEVISAFATVGLSTGITASLSPISQLLLILTMYTGRVGILLFMAAIVGETQPRVVQYPEETLLVG, from the coding sequence ATGACAATTGCTAGGACGATTTGTGTAGGGTTTCTTGCAGTGATTGCTGTAGGAACTCTTTTGTTGATGTTACCTTTTGCCACTAATGATGGAAGTTGGAATAATCCCTTAGTTGCTTTATTTACTTCTACTTCTGCTGTTTGTGTCACTGGATTAATTGTTGTTGATACCGGTAGTTATTTTTCTTTTTGGGGTCAATTAATCATTCTTCTCTTAATTCAAGTGGGAGGATTAGGTTATATGACTACCACAACCTTTTTAATTTTGTTGTTAGGTAGAAGATTTGATCTCAGACAAAAATTAGCTATACAAGAGTCTTTTGATCGTCCTTTTTTACATGGTAATAGCCAAACTTTGATTCGTTCTATTATTGCCACAACACTTATTTTTGAGATTTTAGGCATTCTATTGATGTTTAATGTTTTTGCGGAAAAATATGGAAACTTAGAGGGATTATGGTTAGCTATTTTTCATAGTATTAGTGCTTGGAATAATGCAGGATTTAGTTTATTTACTGATAGTTTAATGGGGTTTTATGATTCTTGGACGATTAATTTAGTTATTCCCTTATTAATTATTTTTGGTGGCATTGGTTATCAAGTCATTATGGAACTTTACATGGCTGTGGTTCATCGAATTACCAATAAGCGAGAAAGGCTGATGTTTTCCTTGAATTTCAAGGTCGTCATTAGTACCACAATTATTTTATTAGTAGCAGGAACCATTATCTTTTTTATTATTGAATATAGTAATCCAGATACATTTGGTCAACTTAATTTCAACAGTAAGTTACTGACAGCATGGTTTCAATCAGTAACAACTAGAACCGCAGGTTTTAACAGTATTGATATTGGACAAATGACCTTTGCTGGTTTATTTTTAACCATGGGATTAATGTTTATTGGGGCTAGTCCTAGCGGGACAGGAGGAGGCATAAAAACAACAACCCTAAGGATTTTGACAAACTGCACTCGTTCCGTTTTAAGAGGTAACGATGAGGTCGTTATGTTTCGTAGAGAAATAGCGGTTCCTTTAATTTTAAAAGCAGTTGCTGTGGTTTTTGGCTCAACTAATATGGTCGTCTTAATGACTTTTTTGATTTCGTTAAATGAAGGAATTGTCAATCCTAGTTTTTTCGATTCTGGTGTTAGTTCATTACAGGTTTTATTTGAAGTGATTTCTGCCTTTGCTACCGTGGGATTATCCACAGGAATTACAGCAAGCTTATCCCCTATTTCTCAACTTTTATTAATCTTAACCATGTATACTGGGAGAGTAGGAATTCTTCTTTTTATGGCAGCGATCGTCGGAGAAACTCAACCACGGGTTGTTCAATATCCTGAAGAAACTTTATTAGTGGGGTAA